A genomic window from Neoarius graeffei isolate fNeoGra1 chromosome 5, fNeoGra1.pri, whole genome shotgun sequence includes:
- the mrs2 gene encoding magnesium transporter MRS2 homolog, mitochondrial, with protein sequence MEACARFLYREGPRIVSTKCWTRGVLKASGSALGHPLCAHHSAAGWTCRHRHHSHSRPVPPDTTRRTRTASHSTLHCRGSVTDSSHTALSSVAPVFIVMKFDPEGNVTSFEKKKTELYQELGLQARDLRFQHLASITSRNNAIIIRMESLKAVVTPECLLVLDFRGLGLEKWLVLELGPQLAGDGALATYSLPFEFRALEAVLQHRISTLQARLNEVQPQIFDCLESLVDPKLLSADRSKLHMLLLNSKSLSELETDIKVFKDSLLKILDEDELIEELCLTKWTDPRVFEESSLGLDHAHEMELLLENYFMQAEELGNKARELKGLIDDSESVIFINLDSHRNVMMRLNLQLTMGTFSLSLFGLIGVAFGMNLMSSFEEDPRAFWLVTGVMFLGSGLIWRRLLSFLGRHLEPSSPPPIPPVWKKSQLGTLKGTDVKPGVR encoded by the exons ATGGAGGCATGTGCGAGATTTTTATATCGTGAGGGTCCACGGATAGTTTCTACCAAATGTTGGACTCGTGGAGTATTGAAAGCCTCTGGATCAGCCCTGGGCCATCCTCTCTGTGCTCATCATTCAGCAGCTGGGTGGACATGCAGACACCGCCATCACAGCCACAGCAGACCTGTTCCTCCAGACACAACACGACGAACACGCACAGCCAGCCACAGCA CTCTCCATTGTCGTGGCAGTGTTACAGACTCTTCACATACAGCTCTGTCCAGTGTGGCCCCTGTCTTTATTGTG ATGAAATTTGATCCTGAAGGGAATGTCACTTCATTTG AGAAAAAGAAAACGGAGCTTTATCAGGAACTTGGGTTGCAGGCAAGAGACCTGAGATTCCAACATCTCGCCAGCATCACATCACGAAATAATGCAATCATCATTCGCATGGAG TCCCTGAAAGCAGTAGTAACTCCAGAGTGCCTGCTGGTGTTGGATTTCCGTGGGCTTGGTTTGGAGAAGTGGCTGGTTTTGGAGCTGGGGCCACAGTTAGCAGGAGATGGAGCTCTGGCCACGTATTCTCTACCCTTTGAGTTTAGAGCCTTAGAGGCCGTTCTACAGCACAGG ATCAGCACCCTCCAGGCGAGGCTAAATGAGGTTCAACCTCAGATTTTTGATTGCCTCGAGTCATTAGTAGATCCCAAGCTTCTGTCTGCAGACCGCAGTAAACTACACATGCTTCTCCTCAACAGTAAGAG TCTCTCTGAACTGGAGACTGATATTAAAGTGTTTAAGGATAGCCTGCTGAAGATTCTGGATGAGGACGAGCTGATCGAGGAACTATGTCTCACCAAATGGACTGACCCCCGTGTGTT TGAGGAGAGTAGTTTAGGCCTAGATCATGCTCATGAGATGGAACTACTCCTGGAGAACTATTTCATGCAGGCAGAAGAGCTGGGAAACAAAGCCCGAGAGCTGAAGGGGCTCATTGACGACTCGGAGAGTgtcatcttcatcaacctggacaG TCATCGAAATGTGATGATGCGCCTGAACCTCCAGCTCACCATGGGAACCTTTTCACTTTCCTTATTTGGTCTGATAGGCGTGGCCTTTGGCATGAATCTGATGTCTTCATTTGAagag GATCCACGTGCATTCTGGTTAGTGACAGGAGTCATGTTCCTTGGCAGTGGACTCATCTGGAGACGACTGCTTTCTTTCCTGGGACGACACTTGGAGCCAAGTTCTCCTCCTCCA ATCCCACCTGTTTGGAAAAAAAGTCAACTCGGCACCTTAAAAGGCACAGATGTAAAACCTGGAGTTAGATGA